A part of Rhinatrema bivittatum chromosome 16, aRhiBiv1.1, whole genome shotgun sequence genomic DNA contains:
- the LOC115078579 gene encoding taste receptor type 2 member 40-like: MLPLFTLISMVILGMSTLMAVVTNVFIVAVNCLDKTKGRATNACDLIISTLSAFNICFQCTMTANDFFVFLWSEAYFSDQVYAIFNTFLDFTIFSSFWLTVCLCGFYYLQIVLFTHPILVRLKQSISSLVPWMLLWSVLISLLLSFPAAWSVYKDPINNMTSDSFMANITLDEALPKLSLYYLLFTNIIGCFLPLLLVGISNILIVMSLCVHSKRMEQGGTSLSTPRAEARMGAAKTVTSLLLLYMSFYFSEGLMFLDIFSPTSPWLCVCLMVIYGYAPTQSVILILGSPKLRRMSMKMFHRPKMGIGDHELTGKNLVVLTSGTITR, translated from the coding sequence ATGTTACCCCTATTCACGCTCATCTCCATGGTCATCCTGGGAATGAGCACCCTAATGGCAGTCGTGACCAATGTGTTCATTGTGGCAGTGAACTGCCTGGACAAAACTAAAGGCAGGGCCACAAATGCCTGCGACCTCATCATATCTACACTTAGTGCCTTCAACATCTGTTTCCAGTGCACCATGACAGCCAACGACTTCTTTGTGTTCCTGTGGAGTGAAGCCTACTTCTCGGACCAGGTTTATGCCATCTTCAACACCTTCCTAGACTTTACTATTTTCTCTAGCTTCTGGCTCACGGTCTGCCTCTGTGGCTTCTACTACCTCCAAATCGTCCTCTTTACTCACCCGATCCTGGTCCGGTTAAAGCAGAGCATCTCCTCTCTGGTACCTTGGATGCTCCTCTGGTCTGTATTGATCTCTCTACTCCTCAGTTTTCCTGCAGCATGGAGTGTTTACAAAGACCCAATCAATAACATGACCAGTGACAGCTTCATGGCAAACATCACCTTGGATGAAGCTCTACCTAAGCTAAGCCTCTACTATCTCCTTTTCACCAACATCATTGGTTGTTTCTTACCCCTTCTCCTTGTGGGGATCTCCAACATTCTCATTGTCATGTCTCTCTGTGTACACAGCAAGCGGATGGAGCAGGGTGGGACCAGCCTTAGCACACCACGGGCAGAGGCCCGCATGGGGGCTGCCAAGACTGTCACCTCTCTTCTGCTCCTTTACATGTCCTTCTACTTCTCAGAGGGTCTGATGTTCCTGGACATCTTCTCGCCTACCAGTCCctggctgtgtgtgtgcctgatgGTCATTTATGGCTATGCACCCACACAGTCAGTTATCTTGATTCTGGGCAGCCCTAAGTTGAGAAGAATGTCCATGAAGATGTTCCACCGGCCAAAAATGGGGATAGGGGACCATGAGCTTACAGGAAAGAACTTAGTGGTGTTAACTAGTGGAACAATTACTCGGTAA